A single window of Syntrophorhabdaceae bacterium DNA harbors:
- a CDS encoding EcoRI family type II restriction endonuclease, whose protein sequence is MFCKSVSFSLTCSVFGEDAQVHDKSVGRASMNVFEKLKQECKRYQFRFRQALGKQEINEKLNSIDKRLGETLFVKESKIKPDGGIIEVQDKDNKWRVVLVSEAKFQGKDVENIKAGVLVGKDKDQELMVAGNAIERVYKNINEIRNFMLDEYHFPYAVFLQGSNFATETFQVFKPDGSFVEIRHDSGAMNRIDRVTAANYCMKINNNYCKNIFIGHNNSSIMLQAASIYARCEPWKEDEMQQIMMDIAKTSIGILNQLG, encoded by the coding sequence ATGTTTTGCAAAAGTGTCTCATTTTCATTGACATGTTCCGTCTTTGGCGAAGATGCTCAGGTACATGATAAGTCTGTTGGTCGTGCTAGTATGAATGTATTCGAGAAGCTTAAGCAAGAATGTAAGAGATACCAATTCAGATTCAGACAAGCGCTCGGCAAACAGGAGATAAATGAGAAGCTAAACTCAATTGATAAGCGATTGGGAGAAACTCTTTTCGTAAAAGAGTCAAAGATCAAACCCGATGGAGGAATTATCGAGGTTCAGGACAAAGATAATAAATGGCGGGTAGTTTTAGTTAGCGAAGCAAAGTTTCAGGGGAAAGATGTTGAAAACATTAAGGCAGGGGTACTTGTTGGGAAGGACAAAGATCAAGAGTTAATGGTAGCGGGGAATGCAATTGAAAGAGTTTACAAAAACATTAATGAAATTAGGAACTTCATGCTGGACGAATATCATTTCCCGTATGCAGTATTCTTGCAAGGCTCGAACTTTGCAACCGAAACTTTTCAGGTATTCAAACCCGACGGTTCTTTTGTGGAAATTAGACATGACTCGGGTGCAATGAACAGAATTGACAGGGTAACAGCGGCGAATTATTGCATGAAGATTAACAACAACTACTGTAAAAATATCTTTATAGGTCATAATAACTCGTCCATCATGCTTCAAGCAGCTTCCATATACGCAAGATGCGAACCTTGGAAAGAGGATGAAATGCAACAGATTATGATGGATATTGCAAAGACATCCATAGGAATTTTAAATCAGTTGGGGTAG